A single window of Longimicrobiaceae bacterium DNA harbors:
- a CDS encoding N-6 DNA methylase produces the protein MRRGPLTPGEQIPVSDSQRQRKQRGAFFTPPELSRHLVAWAVRTPSDKVLEPSCGEASFLIPAGERLQELAGGRPVHGDQLRGIELHEPSAARARELLAGAGLQGSVIAGDFFEFEAPGSYDAVVGNPPYVRYQSFTGEARVRASERALRHGVRLTRLASSWAPFVIHASDFLKTDGRMALVLPAELLTVNYAAEVRRFLLNRFGRIRLILFEELVFPGVLEDVVLLLAEGMGPAPHFEVLQVRDAAALASLDVEGWEQYQPDAEGKWTPALLDDTAVDLYRELTNREEISPLLAWGETSLGAVTGNNRYFSRTGEQVAASGLPERDLVRISPPGSRHLRGLTFTERAWQELVRAGAAGYLFYPRKNPLSKAAANYVAEGEAAGVHLAYKCRVRTPWYRVPLVQVPDLLLTYMDYERPRLVTNQARLRHLNSLYGVFLRREVRQLGQDLLPMAAINSFTMLGAEMVGRAYGGGMLKLEPREADKLPVPSPELVNACATELRALRPQLAKALRQNNLAAAVKLVDRVILTKGMGLTHRDIQVIRGAREFLFARRATRGGGSGGKN, from the coding sequence GTGCGCCGCGGTCCACTCACTCCAGGTGAGCAAATCCCAGTGTCGGACTCGCAGCGGCAACGGAAGCAACGCGGTGCGTTTTTTACCCCGCCGGAGCTGAGCCGGCACCTAGTTGCATGGGCGGTGCGCACGCCATCTGACAAGGTCCTAGAGCCCTCGTGTGGCGAAGCGAGTTTCCTGATCCCAGCAGGTGAGCGGTTGCAGGAGCTGGCTGGCGGCCGGCCGGTGCATGGCGATCAGCTGCGGGGCATCGAACTGCACGAACCATCTGCTGCTCGCGCACGCGAGCTCCTGGCCGGCGCCGGGCTGCAGGGCTCCGTTATCGCAGGGGACTTCTTCGAGTTTGAAGCTCCCGGATCGTATGATGCGGTCGTGGGCAATCCCCCCTACGTCCGTTACCAATCGTTCACTGGCGAGGCTCGGGTCCGGGCCAGCGAGCGAGCACTGCGTCACGGGGTGCGGCTAACCCGGCTTGCCAGCTCCTGGGCGCCGTTCGTCATTCATGCGAGCGACTTCCTGAAGACTGACGGCCGCATGGCGCTGGTGCTCCCCGCCGAACTCCTGACAGTCAACTACGCTGCCGAGGTACGGCGCTTCCTGCTGAACCGTTTCGGTCGGATCCGGCTGATCTTGTTCGAGGAGCTCGTGTTTCCGGGAGTGCTGGAGGATGTGGTGCTACTCCTCGCCGAGGGGATGGGGCCGGCGCCGCATTTCGAAGTACTGCAGGTGCGAGATGCAGCTGCGCTTGCATCTCTAGACGTCGAAGGCTGGGAACAGTACCAGCCGGACGCCGAAGGAAAGTGGACCCCAGCGCTCCTCGATGACACAGCAGTCGATCTCTATCGCGAGCTGACAAACCGCGAAGAGATTTCACCCCTGCTTGCCTGGGGCGAAACATCGCTGGGGGCTGTGACCGGCAACAACCGCTATTTCAGCCGCACGGGCGAGCAGGTCGCCGCCAGCGGCCTGCCGGAGCGTGACCTGGTGCGGATCTCACCACCGGGCTCACGCCACCTTCGGGGGTTGACCTTCACAGAAAGGGCGTGGCAGGAACTGGTCAGAGCCGGCGCCGCGGGGTACCTGTTCTATCCCCGGAAGAATCCTCTGTCGAAGGCGGCCGCCAATTACGTGGCAGAAGGTGAAGCGGCTGGGGTTCACCTGGCTTACAAGTGCAGGGTGCGAACACCCTGGTACCGCGTGCCTCTCGTCCAGGTGCCGGACCTCCTGCTGACCTACATGGACTATGAGCGGCCCCGCCTGGTTACCAATCAGGCCAGGCTGCGCCACCTGAATTCGCTATACGGCGTCTTCCTGCGGCGCGAGGTGCGACAACTGGGGCAGGACCTGCTGCCGATGGCCGCGATTAACAGTTTCACCATGCTAGGGGCGGAAATGGTCGGTCGTGCGTACGGCGGTGGCATGCTGAAGCTGGAGCCGCGCGAGGCCGACAAGCTCCCTGTGCCCAGTCCGGAGCTCGTGAACGCGTGTGCTACGGAGCTCCGAGCCTTGCGGCCGCAGTTGGCCAAAGCGCTCCGCCAGAATAACCTGGCCGCGGCCGTAAAGCTGGTGGACCGAGTGATCTTGACCAAGGGCATGGGCCTCACCCATCGTGACATACAGGTGATCCGCGGGGCCCGCGAGTTCTTGTTTGCGCGGCGAGCAACCAGGGGCGGAGGAAGCGGTGGCAAGAATTGA